From the Roseibium sp. HPY-6 genome, one window contains:
- the tssE gene encoding type VI secretion system baseplate subunit TssE, with the protein MVVSLFQRLENDISGSNYRNADEFEAAVLESVLEDLRVLLNSSAGCCEISPHFGLADFNSITKSHQDTATEICRDIERQIREFEPRLRNPIVRAVNDPDKPLDFIFNVEAELNLGDSSKRIRFNSILDNSGQIRVSA; encoded by the coding sequence ATGGTTGTAAGTCTGTTCCAACGGCTGGAAAACGACATTTCCGGGTCCAACTATCGCAACGCGGACGAGTTTGAAGCAGCAGTGCTGGAAAGTGTTCTTGAGGACTTGCGCGTTTTGCTGAACAGTTCGGCGGGATGCTGCGAAATCAGTCCGCATTTCGGTCTGGCGGACTTCAATTCGATCACCAAATCGCATCAGGATACGGCGACGGAGATCTGCCGGGACATCGAACGGCAGATCCGGGAATTCGAGCCGAGGTTGCGAAACCCCATTGTTCGTGCCGTCAACGACCCCGACAAGCCTCTCGATTTCATTTTCAACGTGGAAGCGGAACTGAATCTGGGAGACAGTTCCAAGCGAATCCGGTTCAATTCCATTCTCGACAATAGCGGGCAAATCAGGGTCAGCGCATAA
- the icmH gene encoding type IVB secretion system protein IcmH/DotU yields MAESQGAYAGEEDEPTIAFVSPTNEPAPVPGAQAGGPGGDLQSAASIVRQLDPDPERIIVRAAAPLLLIISQIRNSIEQADVRSLRQEVVDEIDRFEQFAQRNGVAAGDIIAARYILCATLDETVLMTPWGSRSEWSSNSLLNQFHNETWGGEKVFSILDRIRGDAKTKLPLLVLVHTCLMLGFEGRYRVLEGGRNQLEDLRNELSRLIRRNSSHKVDEPLSTNAKGTQQGNNVRTLPPFWMLLGIGLLLLIVVRGYSDFILDGELVEALSAINSLNRL; encoded by the coding sequence ATGGCCGAGTCGCAGGGGGCCTATGCTGGTGAGGAAGACGAACCGACGATCGCATTCGTCTCACCGACGAACGAACCTGCGCCTGTGCCCGGCGCACAAGCTGGCGGGCCGGGTGGAGATCTGCAATCTGCGGCCAGTATCGTCCGGCAACTCGATCCTGATCCGGAACGAATCATCGTGCGCGCAGCAGCCCCGCTGCTCCTCATCATTTCGCAGATCCGGAACTCGATCGAGCAGGCCGATGTCCGCTCGCTGCGGCAGGAAGTCGTCGATGAAATAGACCGTTTCGAACAATTCGCGCAGCGCAACGGCGTCGCTGCCGGAGATATCATCGCTGCGCGCTACATTCTGTGCGCGACGCTGGATGAAACCGTTCTGATGACGCCCTGGGGCAGTCGGAGCGAATGGAGTTCAAACAGCCTGCTCAACCAGTTTCACAACGAAACCTGGGGCGGCGAGAAAGTGTTCAGTATCCTGGACCGTATCCGCGGTGACGCCAAAACGAAACTTCCGCTTCTCGTTCTCGTGCATACCTGCCTGATGCTCGGCTTTGAAGGTCGGTACAGAGTGCTTGAGGGCGGGCGCAATCAGCTTGAAGACCTGCGCAACGAGTTGTCACGGCTGATCCGTCGCAACAGCAGTCACAAGGTCGACGAACCGCTTTCAACAAACGCCAAAGGAACACAGCAAGGAAATAACGTACGAACGCTGCCGCCTTTCTGGATGCTCCTGGGGATCGGGTTGCTGCTGCTCATTGTCGTACGCGGCTACAGCGATTTCATCCTTGATGGCGAACTCGTGGAAGCGCTCAGCGCCATAAATTCTCTCAACAGGCTCTAG
- the tssJ gene encoding type VI secretion system lipoprotein TssJ: MRISRRDFLGLSGAALLLSQAACSRTPPPTPIKIDLQADEFINPNENGDPAPVVVRVYQLKEVTAFEGAEYFDLADDDKKVLGGDLIGVQEFELTPGETKDFNRDVSSEATHIGVIASFRDIDSAQWRDTIELQQEKKNDFVIYLTSLAVRIQKLRNRRLGVF, translated from the coding sequence ATGAGAATTTCCCGGCGGGATTTCCTTGGACTATCGGGAGCGGCCTTGTTGCTGTCGCAAGCCGCCTGTTCCAGAACGCCTCCTCCCACCCCCATCAAGATTGACCTGCAGGCAGACGAGTTCATCAATCCGAACGAGAACGGCGACCCGGCACCAGTGGTTGTTCGCGTCTATCAGCTCAAAGAAGTCACGGCATTTGAAGGCGCCGAATATTTCGATTTGGCCGATGACGACAAGAAAGTTCTCGGCGGGGATCTGATTGGTGTCCAGGAATTCGAGTTAACACCCGGGGAAACAAAAGATTTCAACCGTGACGTCTCTTCCGAAGCGACGCATATTGGGGTAATTGCAAGTTTCCGGGATATAGATTCGGCACAGTGGCGCGATACAATTGAACTGCAGCAAGAAAAGAAAAATGATTTTGTCATTTACCTGACAAGTCTTGCCGTACGTATTCAAAAGCTGCGGAACCGTCGGCTTGGTGTCTTCTAG
- the tssG gene encoding type VI secretion system baseplate subunit TssG: MSLETTPKTEETPLDAALAERLKRTQFFQALYLIGLLHPELREIGPGHDPEKEVVRFRASRSLSFGASDISSIDYEDAADRFDVRVNFFGLYGPASPLPPYVTERIIERDEYPSALEDLLDLFNHRLITLLYDIWRKSRHFVRYKGHGLDPTSQCMLALCGFPVDERDTLGNVDRSAILPHVGLMSHYANSPETISSLLTSFFELPFEIVEFVTRTVDIPAEARMELGVENSLLGSDMVLGEEVEDDLGKFRLRLGPAPFDQLEEFLPHGDQHAVLVDLLSMIVRDPIDWDLEFEYEPDSIEPGQLGLSRLGNNMWLSDSADGPLENNVQMSPVTSDTTVSRGNQPVLEQVGGNA; encoded by the coding sequence ATGAGCCTGGAAACCACCCCCAAAACCGAGGAAACGCCGCTGGACGCAGCGCTGGCCGAACGGCTCAAGCGCACGCAGTTCTTCCAGGCGCTTTACCTGATTGGCCTGCTTCATCCCGAGCTTCGCGAGATCGGCCCGGGTCACGATCCGGAGAAAGAAGTGGTGAGGTTTCGGGCAAGCCGATCGCTCAGTTTCGGTGCCAGCGACATATCCAGCATCGATTACGAGGACGCTGCGGATCGTTTCGACGTCAGAGTGAATTTTTTCGGTCTCTACGGACCCGCCTCTCCGCTCCCGCCATATGTGACCGAGCGGATTATCGAGCGCGACGAGTATCCGTCAGCACTGGAGGATCTGCTCGATCTTTTCAATCACCGGCTGATCACGCTGCTCTACGATATCTGGCGCAAGTCCCGGCATTTTGTGCGCTACAAGGGACACGGTCTGGACCCGACGTCTCAGTGCATGCTTGCGCTGTGCGGCTTCCCCGTGGACGAACGGGATACCCTCGGCAATGTCGATCGCAGCGCGATCCTGCCGCATGTGGGGTTGATGTCCCACTATGCTAACTCTCCTGAAACAATCTCTTCCCTGTTGACGAGTTTCTTCGAGCTTCCCTTCGAGATTGTCGAATTTGTGACGAGGACCGTGGACATTCCAGCCGAAGCCAGAATGGAACTTGGTGTCGAAAACTCGTTACTCGGCAGCGATATGGTTCTAGGCGAGGAGGTTGAAGACGACCTTGGCAAGTTTCGTCTCAGACTTGGTCCGGCACCCTTTGACCAACTGGAGGAGTTTCTCCCGCACGGGGATCAGCATGCCGTACTTGTCGACCTCCTGTCGATGATCGTCCGGGATCCTATCGACTGGGATCTGGAGTTTGAATATGAGCCTGACAGCATTGAGCCGGGACAGCTTGGGTTGTCCCGGCTTGGCAACAACATGTGGTTGTCTGATTCCGCAGACGGTCCTTTGGAAAATAATGTTCAAATGTCCCCAGTGACATCCGACACTACCGTTTCCAGAGGAAATCAGCCCGTGCTAGAACAAGTTGGTGGGAATGCATAA
- the tssB gene encoding type VI secretion system contractile sheath small subunit, with product MSKEASVAPKERVNIKYKPATGDAKEEVELPLKMVMLGDYTQRPDDTPIEDRTLININKDNFNEVMKSHELSLDLATENKLVDTPEGEEPDNLSVSLKFDNLNDFTPESIVRQTPELNSLLELREALVALKGPLGNVPAFRKAIQGVLGDEAARDKLLSELTSATGSSDESSE from the coding sequence ATGTCTAAGGAAGCTTCAGTCGCACCTAAAGAACGTGTGAATATCAAATACAAGCCGGCAACGGGTGATGCCAAGGAAGAAGTCGAACTGCCGCTGAAAATGGTCATGCTCGGCGATTACACGCAGCGCCCGGACGATACACCGATCGAAGACCGCACCCTCATCAACATCAACAAGGACAATTTCAACGAGGTCATGAAGAGCCACGAGCTCTCTCTTGATCTTGCGACGGAAAACAAGCTGGTCGACACGCCGGAAGGCGAGGAGCCGGACAACCTCTCCGTGTCGTTGAAATTCGACAACCTGAATGATTTTACGCCGGAGTCGATCGTACGCCAGACGCCGGAACTCAACAGCCTGCTGGAACTTCGCGAAGCACTTGTGGCCCTGAAAGGTCCCCTTGGCAACGTGCCTGCATTCCGCAAGGCCATTCAAGGCGTGCTCGGCGACGAGGCAGCGCGCGACAAGCTTTTGTCTGAGCTGACGTCCGCAACCGGTTCTTCCGACGAATCATCTGAATAA
- the tssK gene encoding type VI secretion system baseplate subunit TssK, translating to MNESLKPLWLEGMFLRPQHLQQHDRWFETTLEQRVHDLQPYAWGLRQISIDPEALELGQFQISLAEAVFPDGTSFSTEKNGVISTARQITVEDQGKRIFLALPLKSAGQLELGDGEKTHRRYSRQTSEVRNTNEADKPQAAIAVGALTARIVLEGESLDETTHIPVAEIETVSTQGQIKLSESFIPPILHASASPYLISQVDQVRSLLRKRGEMLASNTSGQGETTRSGLLDLLALSITNNYEVLFDHISTSGRHSPELIFREFISLIGTFSAYGADDRRPPELPAYDHLDLRVTFQKLVAILDSLLSFVIEKNAVNIPLSKRDYGVWLGETTNKMIYSEARTFVLIAHANVSLEVLRTQMPIQIKIGPVEKIRELVNLQLPGVAITPMSVAPRQIPYVQNAVYFAVDVDNELWPQMQSSAAFALHLSGDYPGLGLELWAVQKGQ from the coding sequence GTGAATGAAAGCCTGAAACCACTCTGGCTCGAGGGAATGTTTCTTCGGCCGCAGCATCTGCAACAGCATGACCGCTGGTTCGAAACAACGCTCGAGCAACGGGTTCACGACCTGCAGCCCTACGCCTGGGGGCTGCGCCAGATCAGCATCGACCCCGAAGCTCTTGAGCTTGGCCAGTTCCAGATCAGCCTGGCCGAGGCCGTTTTTCCGGACGGAACGTCCTTTTCAACAGAAAAAAACGGCGTGATTTCAACTGCCCGCCAAATCACGGTTGAGGATCAGGGCAAACGTATTTTTCTGGCGCTGCCGCTCAAATCCGCAGGTCAGCTTGAACTCGGTGACGGCGAAAAAACACACCGCCGCTACTCCCGGCAAACCAGCGAAGTCCGGAACACGAACGAAGCGGACAAACCCCAAGCCGCCATCGCCGTCGGAGCACTGACCGCGCGTATCGTGCTTGAAGGCGAGAGCCTCGATGAAACAACACATATTCCAGTCGCGGAAATCGAAACCGTTTCGACCCAGGGGCAAATCAAGCTTTCGGAGAGCTTTATCCCGCCCATCCTGCATGCCTCGGCGAGCCCGTACCTGATTTCCCAGGTCGACCAGGTTCGCAGCCTGCTGCGCAAACGCGGTGAAATGCTGGCATCCAATACGTCCGGTCAGGGCGAAACAACCCGGTCGGGATTGCTGGATTTGCTGGCGCTCAGCATCACCAACAACTACGAGGTCCTGTTCGACCACATCTCGACATCCGGCAGGCATTCACCGGAGCTCATCTTTCGGGAGTTTATCAGCCTGATCGGGACATTTTCAGCCTATGGCGCTGATGACCGGCGGCCACCGGAGCTGCCTGCCTACGACCATCTGGATCTGCGCGTCACGTTCCAGAAGCTTGTCGCGATCCTGGACAGCCTGCTGAGCTTTGTCATCGAGAAGAATGCGGTCAATATTCCATTGTCGAAACGCGACTACGGCGTCTGGCTCGGCGAGACCACTAACAAGATGATCTACTCCGAAGCGCGCACATTCGTGTTGATTGCGCACGCGAATGTCAGTCTGGAAGTGCTGCGCACGCAAATGCCGATTCAAATCAAGATCGGGCCCGTCGAAAAGATACGCGAACTTGTAAACCTTCAACTTCCAGGCGTTGCCATTACACCCATGTCGGTAGCGCCCAGGCAGATCCCCTACGTGCAGAACGCCGTTTACTTCGCAGTTGATGTTGATAACGAGCTTTGGCCGCAAATGCAGTCGTCCGCAGCCTTTGCGTTGCATCTCAGCGGTGACTATCCTGGTTTAGGTCTGGAACTCTGGGCCGTTCAGAAGGGGCAGTAA
- the tssF gene encoding type VI secretion system baseplate subunit TssF, translating into MAINSYYRDELNYLKEMGRVFAKANPRLSKYLADDPLDPDVERLLEGFAFLVGRLRQRLDAEMPEVALNLLKLVWPHYLRPVPPITHVEFSPAEDSSDPSTKVPRGTFVQTKPLDGNAVRFQTRCDLQVLPIRLMSAELENQRDSSRLTLSFRKTGGNNLQALAEAPLQLFLGASNDAALSRELFLQMCKRLTTVEFSADGGPSRPTEVKVVPVGMEQEEATLPYPEGAFDGFRIMQEYFSCPEKFMYVRLHGLNVFANEPVDEFQLVLHFSQRFNNQDRISRDAISLNTVPAINLFETEGQALQVAHDRTEYPVRASGDRSAFSVHHVVGVTGWIQGSNKRVNYQPFESFSHDRASNPEDSLFYRTGIRPSVLGNGVDHYISFVTRLDENGVPPTETISLRLLCSNGEHASRFGLGTVNQPTSTTPAKLQFQNITPIQSEVPPPLDNQVLWTLIANLSRNYASLIDVEALKTVVGAYDFRAYVDKQAALQRELLLQNFQKFERKTVDIFRQGRPTRAYEIVLSMSETAMGGEAELYLFGTVLNRFLKSYASINSLHQLCVIGTDANVIHRWSPSFGDADLL; encoded by the coding sequence ATGGCAATCAACTCATATTACCGCGACGAGCTGAACTACCTGAAGGAAATGGGCCGGGTGTTCGCCAAGGCCAATCCGCGCCTCTCGAAATATCTTGCGGACGACCCGCTTGATCCCGACGTGGAACGCCTGCTGGAAGGCTTTGCGTTTCTGGTCGGGCGCCTGCGCCAGCGCCTCGATGCGGAAATGCCCGAGGTTGCGCTCAACCTGCTCAAATTGGTCTGGCCGCACTATCTCAGGCCGGTTCCGCCAATTACCCACGTCGAGTTCTCGCCGGCGGAAGACTCGTCCGATCCTTCGACGAAAGTTCCCCGGGGCACCTTCGTTCAGACCAAACCTTTGGACGGGAACGCGGTGAGGTTTCAGACGCGCTGTGACCTGCAAGTTCTGCCGATCAGGTTGATGTCCGCGGAGCTTGAAAATCAGCGCGACAGTTCAAGGCTCACACTCAGTTTCCGCAAAACCGGCGGCAACAACCTGCAGGCTCTCGCCGAAGCGCCTCTGCAGTTGTTCCTGGGTGCCAGCAATGATGCGGCCTTGTCACGCGAACTGTTTCTTCAGATGTGCAAGCGCCTTACGACCGTCGAGTTCAGTGCAGACGGCGGGCCGTCGAGGCCAACGGAAGTCAAGGTCGTTCCGGTCGGAATGGAACAGGAGGAGGCAACGCTTCCCTACCCGGAAGGCGCCTTCGACGGTTTCCGGATTATGCAGGAATATTTTTCCTGTCCCGAGAAATTCATGTATGTGCGCCTCCATGGTCTCAACGTGTTCGCAAACGAACCTGTTGATGAGTTTCAGCTCGTGCTGCATTTTTCCCAAAGGTTCAACAATCAGGACCGTATCAGCAGGGACGCTATCTCGCTCAACACCGTACCGGCGATTAATCTATTCGAGACTGAAGGTCAGGCCCTGCAGGTCGCGCATGACCGGACGGAATACCCGGTGCGCGCTTCAGGAGACCGTTCCGCCTTTAGCGTTCACCATGTGGTGGGCGTCACCGGCTGGATACAAGGCAGCAACAAACGGGTGAACTATCAGCCGTTCGAATCCTTCTCCCACGACCGGGCGAGCAATCCCGAAGACTCGCTCTTCTATAGGACCGGCATCCGGCCGTCGGTGCTCGGAAACGGTGTCGACCATTACATTTCTTTCGTGACGCGCCTGGATGAAAACGGCGTTCCGCCGACGGAAACGATTTCACTTCGGCTGCTATGCTCAAACGGTGAACACGCTTCCAGGTTTGGATTGGGTACAGTCAATCAGCCAACGTCCACGACGCCAGCAAAGCTGCAATTTCAAAATATCACGCCAATTCAGTCGGAGGTGCCGCCGCCCCTCGACAATCAGGTCCTTTGGACACTGATTGCCAACCTCTCCCGCAACTACGCATCGCTGATCGACGTCGAAGCCCTCAAAACCGTTGTCGGCGCTTATGATTTCAGGGCCTATGTTGACAAACAGGCAGCGCTGCAGCGTGAACTCCTGCTTCAAAATTTTCAGAAATTCGAGCGCAAGACAGTTGATATTTTCCGACAGGGGCGACCGACGCGCGCTTACGAAATCGTCTTGTCGATGTCGGAGACCGCTATGGGGGGCGAGGCGGAACTTTACCTGTTCGGCACCGTCCTCAATCGGTTCTTGAAGTCGTACGCAAGCATCAACAGCCTGCACCAGCTCTGCGTCATCGGTACCGATGCAAACGTCATTCATCGATGGAGCCCGTCCTTTGGGGACGCGGACCTCCTATGA
- the tssC gene encoding type VI secretion system contractile sheath large subunit translates to MTDTDAQGAAAQTEELDASLLDQILQETKLTPADEGYDVARKGVAAFISELLKPTAGDSQVNGAAVDMMIAEIDQKLSKQVDQILHHEEFKTLESAWRSLKFVIDRTDFRQNIKVEMMSVSKDELLEDFEDSPEVVKSGLYKHIYTAEYGQFGGQPVGAIVANYDFGPNAPDIKLAQYCASVGSMSHAPFIAAAGPSMFGVDSFEEIPNLKDMESIFEGPKYAKWNSFRESEDARYFALAMPRFMLRTPYGPETAPVKAFNYEEEAEGKSDNYLWGNASFALATKLTDSFAKYRWCPNIIGPQSGGAVEDLPVHTFEAMGQLQSKIPTEVLVSDRKEYELAEQGFISLTMRKGSDNAAFFSANSVQKPKFFGNTPEGKDAELNYKLGTQLPYMMIINRLAHYIKVLQRENIGSWKDRGELQSELNNWIRQYVSDQDNPSADVRSRRPLRKAEISVSDVEGEPGWYSVSMAVQPHFKYMGADFTLSLKGKLDKS, encoded by the coding sequence ATGACCGATACTGACGCACAGGGTGCAGCGGCCCAGACAGAAGAACTCGATGCCTCCTTGCTGGACCAGATCCTCCAGGAAACCAAGCTCACGCCGGCCGACGAGGGATATGACGTAGCACGCAAGGGCGTCGCTGCATTCATTTCAGAACTCTTGAAGCCGACCGCCGGCGACAGCCAGGTGAATGGCGCGGCTGTTGACATGATGATCGCGGAAATCGATCAGAAACTGTCGAAGCAGGTTGATCAAATTCTGCATCATGAAGAGTTCAAGACGCTCGAATCCGCTTGGCGCAGCCTGAAGTTCGTCATTGACCGGACCGATTTCCGCCAGAACATCAAAGTCGAGATGATGAGCGTCTCCAAGGACGAGCTTCTGGAAGACTTTGAAGACAGCCCGGAAGTCGTCAAGTCCGGCCTCTACAAGCACATCTATACCGCGGAATACGGTCAGTTCGGCGGACAGCCGGTGGGTGCGATCGTCGCAAACTACGATTTCGGGCCGAATGCGCCGGACATCAAGCTGGCGCAATACTGCGCAAGCGTCGGTTCCATGTCGCATGCCCCGTTCATTGCGGCCGCCGGTCCGTCCATGTTCGGTGTCGACAGCTTCGAAGAAATTCCGAACCTCAAGGATATGGAATCCATTTTCGAAGGGCCGAAATACGCCAAATGGAATTCCTTCCGCGAGTCGGAAGACGCCAGGTACTTCGCTCTCGCAATGCCGCGCTTCATGCTGCGCACGCCTTACGGGCCCGAAACGGCCCCGGTTAAGGCCTTCAACTATGAAGAAGAAGCAGAGGGCAAGAGTGACAATTACCTCTGGGGCAATGCTTCCTTTGCTCTGGCAACAAAACTGACTGACAGCTTTGCAAAGTACCGTTGGTGCCCGAACATTATCGGCCCGCAGTCCGGCGGCGCCGTCGAGGATCTTCCTGTCCATACGTTCGAGGCCATGGGACAGCTGCAAAGCAAGATCCCGACGGAGGTCCTGGTTTCGGACCGGAAGGAATACGAACTGGCAGAACAGGGCTTCATTTCCCTGACCATGCGCAAAGGCAGCGACAACGCGGCCTTCTTCTCGGCAAATTCCGTTCAAAAGCCGAAATTCTTCGGCAACACGCCTGAAGGCAAGGATGCCGAGCTGAACTACAAGCTCGGCACGCAGCTGCCATACATGATGATCATCAACCGTCTGGCGCACTACATCAAAGTGTTGCAGCGCGAGAATATCGGCAGCTGGAAAGACCGCGGCGAGCTTCAGTCCGAGCTCAACAACTGGATCCGCCAGTATGTTTCGGACCAGGACAATCCCTCGGCTGATGTCCGGTCACGCCGACCACTGCGGAAAGCTGAAATCTCCGTATCGGATGTTGAGGGCGAACCCGGCTGGTACAGCGTGTCAATGGCCGTGCAGCCGCACTTCAAATATATGGGCGCCGACTTCACACTGTCACTCAAGGGCAAGCTCGACAAGTCCTGA
- a CDS encoding type VI secretion system-associated FHA domain protein codes for MSHSLTLVCDKIGSRHEFGPNGGAFGRSRKCDWVLPDQDRHLSSVHARIIFQNDTFVLVDESTNGTFLEGQSTAIGRGKAVSLSPGMKLQAGPYQLRVESIRTDPSGQSNTFGAAPGAGRHQSQPDATPLRLDTLGASRQQTPSLDPLDHLGGGSSEPLAPVASVQTDADTIPEPVAYSVPTRPPQTVSPADATRIHPVQPLQQGAQRTEADQTRFSPAQAQPDLSSLLPATPASTPIPAQAPAASAPPQTAPPAEPPSLPLVGLPGETAESQATPSAASTGNIIPEDFLSGIGGAPATSPAAVPSTPPVAAPSPQIPANALPADMAPEAGQSSPQPPSESVIPDGADFGFGSPSTSAPVPDTPLAAAVVAAKPEPSNAAAPVSSATLNPLEALKKRRAQREAELAQKAKARTAPQAQLPEASLVAGAAETATGEPSGASKEISGQSVAPTAQPASMRSAPKQPAQSAQDTAIFQALLSGLGFNDVSVADDDQSVVAREAGEMVRELANGLIALLSARKSLKSEFRMYETRIQPEENNPFKHFNVGELAIDEMLFSRKGGFLPPAEAAKEAFKDLQSQNMVTIAATQRAMRLLFESLSPETLAGEEDESGLRLKGLGSRRGKWEAAKERHDRLRADFDAIVRQTIAEAFVQIEEEQARQQSKDFWGTRK; via the coding sequence ATGAGTCACTCTCTTACTCTTGTTTGCGACAAAATCGGATCCCGGCATGAGTTCGGCCCGAATGGCGGGGCCTTCGGCCGATCCCGGAAATGCGACTGGGTTCTTCCAGATCAGGACAGGCATCTTTCTTCCGTTCACGCGCGCATAATCTTTCAAAACGATACGTTCGTTCTTGTCGACGAAAGCACCAACGGGACCTTCCTGGAGGGTCAATCCACTGCGATCGGACGCGGCAAAGCCGTCAGCCTGTCACCCGGCATGAAGCTGCAGGCAGGACCCTACCAACTGCGCGTGGAAAGCATCCGGACCGATCCTTCGGGGCAGTCGAACACATTTGGCGCGGCACCCGGTGCGGGACGGCACCAATCGCAGCCCGACGCCACACCGCTGCGTCTCGATACCCTGGGCGCCAGCCGTCAACAAACACCATCCTTGGACCCGCTTGATCATTTGGGCGGCGGCTCCTCGGAGCCGCTTGCCCCCGTTGCCTCAGTCCAGACAGACGCCGACACGATACCCGAGCCTGTTGCCTATTCTGTGCCAACCCGGCCACCTCAAACGGTTTCCCCTGCAGACGCAACCCGTATTCACCCCGTTCAACCACTGCAGCAGGGTGCGCAAAGAACGGAAGCTGACCAGACCCGTTTTTCACCGGCACAGGCGCAGCCAGACCTCAGTTCGCTGTTGCCGGCAACACCTGCCTCCACGCCGATTCCGGCACAGGCACCCGCAGCTTCGGCGCCACCACAAACCGCGCCGCCAGCCGAACCGCCTTCACTTCCACTGGTTGGATTGCCGGGAGAAACCGCTGAGAGCCAGGCAACGCCCTCAGCCGCGTCCACAGGGAACATCATTCCTGAGGATTTTCTGTCCGGGATCGGGGGGGCACCGGCGACCTCTCCGGCAGCCGTGCCGTCAACCCCACCTGTGGCGGCTCCCAGCCCTCAGATTCCTGCGAATGCGTTACCTGCCGATATGGCACCAGAGGCCGGTCAATCGTCGCCGCAACCGCCTTCGGAGAGCGTCATCCCGGACGGCGCCGATTTCGGATTCGGATCGCCGTCAACCTCCGCGCCCGTTCCCGATACGCCTTTGGCTGCAGCAGTTGTTGCAGCGAAACCAGAACCTTCCAACGCAGCCGCGCCGGTCTCATCGGCAACGCTCAACCCGCTGGAAGCATTGAAAAAGCGGCGGGCGCAACGCGAGGCGGAATTGGCCCAGAAGGCCAAGGCCCGGACGGCACCACAGGCACAATTGCCTGAAGCCAGTCTTGTTGCAGGCGCAGCCGAAACAGCCACCGGTGAGCCATCAGGTGCCTCGAAAGAAATTAGCGGCCAGTCCGTGGCACCGACTGCGCAACCTGCTTCGATGCGCTCGGCACCGAAACAACCGGCACAATCGGCGCAGGATACTGCCATCTTTCAGGCTCTGCTGTCCGGGCTCGGGTTCAACGATGTTTCCGTTGCAGACGACGATCAAAGTGTTGTTGCACGCGAAGCCGGCGAAATGGTCCGCGAACTTGCCAACGGACTGATCGCCCTTTTGAGTGCCCGTAAATCGCTGAAAAGCGAATTCCGAATGTACGAAACCCGCATTCAGCCTGAAGAGAACAATCCGTTCAAACACTTCAACGTCGGGGAGCTCGCAATCGATGAGATGCTGTTTTCCCGCAAGGGCGGATTTTTGCCTCCAGCAGAGGCAGCAAAAGAAGCCTTCAAGGATCTGCAGAGCCAGAACATGGTCACCATCGCGGCAACGCAACGGGCAATGAGACTGCTTTTTGAGAGCCTGTCGCCCGAGACCCTTGCCGGTGAAGAAGACGAAAGCGGACTACGCCTGAAAGGACTGGGTTCGCGAAGAGGCAAATGGGAAGCGGCGAAGGAGCGCCACGACAGGCTGCGCGCCGATTTCGACGCGATCGTGCGCCAGACGATCGCTGAAGCTTTTGTCCAGATTGAAGAAGAACAGGCCAGACAACAGTCGAAGGATTTTTGGGGGACCAGAAAATAA